In the genome of Perca fluviatilis chromosome 4, GENO_Pfluv_1.0, whole genome shotgun sequence, one region contains:
- the slc26a6l gene encoding solute carrier family 26 member 6, like isoform X2 translates to MDSTHKFGKYRVEREVLDEQRLEEVTQRKTYSDTHPSLIERLKESLRCTVPKLKQSVVSSLPVLYWLPKYSVWDYGMPDLISGISVGIMHLPQGLAYALLASLPPVFGLYTSLYPALIYFFFGTSRHISIGTFTVLSIMVGSVTERLAPDMNFLIKNGTNITAEVNITARDLYRVEVAAATTVLGGLIQVALGLVKFGFVGTYLSEPLVRAYTTAAAAHAVVAQLKHIFGVSPTRFSGPLSLVYTLKDVCSLLPHTNLPTLVVSAVSMVFLIAAKELNSYLSPKLPVPIPVELITIVAGTLISTYAHLNSNYTISVVGEVPSGLSSPSVPDVSIFREVIGDAFALAVVGYAVSISLGKTFALKHGYKVDSNQELVALGLSNAVGGFFQCFSVCSSMSRSLIQETTGGKTQMAGVASALIVLVTILKLGPLFQELPKAVLAAIVLVNLKGMFKQHSDIVILWRSSKIDLVVWLVTWVSTLLLNLDLGLAASIIFALLTVTFRTQLPTYSVLGNVPGTELYVDIETHTEVREIPGVTIFRSSATVYFANADLYLEALKEKSGLDISKMIIYKRRQEAKQRRRERRAVRRAKRQAKKERRAQRAGKQLSGAPVFSVEEEAGRWRDTCLDGNVTDKEEQGLTKRENGTVFVIPNTPRTPDDPCRWEYLKGGEPDYTSLGWMSELQDGDTTTLGSSSEDTLSHDLERVSLGSLGKWTWDIHSIIIDLSTANFIDTVAIKTMKNIFQDFSEIDVEIYIAGCQASVVEQLELGDFFSESITKRHLFASIHDAVLYCLDHRGATSFPRYEPSVDTYISTQL, encoded by the exons ATGGACTCTACACACAAATTTGGGAAATACAGAGTGGAGCGGGAAGTACTTGATGAGCAGAGACTGGAAGAGGTtacacagagaaaaacataCTCTGACACTCACCCTTCTCTAATTGAACGCCTTAAAGAATCCCTAAG ATGTACAGTACCCAAACTGAAACAAAGTGTGGTGAGCAGCTTGCCTGTGTTGTACTGGCTGCCCAAGTACTCAGTCTGGGACTATGGCATGCCAGACCTCATCTCCGGCATCAGTGTGGGAATAATGCACCTGCCACAAG GTTTGGCATATGCATTGTTGGCTTCCTTACCTCCTGTATTTGGGCTCTACACGTCACTCTATCCAGCATTGATCTACTTCTTTTTTGGAACATCACGTCATATCTCCATCG GTACATTTACAGTGCTTAGCATCATGGTGGGTAGTGTGACAGAAAGACTTGCTCCAGACATGAATTTCCTCATAAAAAATGGGACCAACATCACTGCAGAGGTGAACATAACTGCCAGGGACTTATACAGAGTGGAGGTTGCAGCTGCTACTACTGTCCTAGGAGGACTTATTCAG GTGGCACTGGGTTTGGTAAAGTTTGGATTTGTGGGAACGTACTTGTCTGAACCTCTGGTGCGGGCTTACACAACAGCTGCTGCAGCTCATGCTGTTGTGGCACAGCTGAAGCACATCTTTGGAGTTTCACCAACACGGTTTAGTGGTCCCTTGTCACTGGTGTAT ACTTTAAAGGATGTTTGCTCCTTGCTGCCACACACTAATCTTCCCACACTGGTGGTCAGTGCTGTGTCCATGGTGTTTCTAATTGCAGCCAAGGAGCTCAACTCTTATCTCAGTCCGAAGCTGCCAGTGCCCATCCCAGTGGAACTCATAACA ATTGtggcaggaacattgatatcaACCTATGCCCACTTGAACAGCAACTACACTATTTCAGTTGTTGGAGAAGTTCCCAGTGG TCTAAGTTCTCCTAGTGTACCAGATGTGAGTATTTTTAGAGAAGTAATTGGTGATGCGTTTGCATTGGCTGTGGTTGGATATGCCGTATCCATTTCACTTGGCAAAACATTTGCACTGAAACATGGATACAAGGTGGACAGTAACCAG GAGCTGGTGGCGCTTGGTCTCAGTAATGCAGTGGGAGGCTTCTTCCAGTGCTTCTCAGTCTGCTCCTCCATGTCTCGAAGTCTCATCCAAgagaccaccggaggaaaaacACAA ATGGCTGGCGTGGCCTCCGCTCTGATTGTGTTGGTGACTATACTGAAACTTGGACCCCTATTCCAGGAGCTGCCAAAG GCAGTTCTTGCAGCGATTGTCTTGGTAAATCTGAAGGGCATGTTCAAGCAGCACTCTGACATTGTTATACTGTGGAGAAGCAGCAAGATTGATCTG GTGGTGTGGTTGGTCACTTGGGTGTCAACACTGCTGCTCAATCTGGATCTGGGTCTCGCAGCATCGATCATCTTTGCTCTACTTACTGTTACCTTCAGAACTCAGCT GCCAACATACTCTGTTCTGGGAAATGTTCCAGGTACAGAACTGTATGTGGATATAGAGACCCACACAGAG GTGAGAGAAATTCCAGGTGTTACTATATTTCGCTCTTCTGCTACGGTATATTTCGCCAATGCTGATCTCTACCTTGAGGCTCTGAAAGAAAAG AGTGGGCTTGACATCAGTAAAATGATTATCTATAAGAGGAGACAGGAGGCCAAACAGAGACGTAGAGAAAGGAGGGCCGTGAGACGGGCAAAAAGGCAAGCCAAGAAAGAG AGACGAGCACAGAGAGCAGGTAAACAGCTGTCTGGAGCGCCGGTGTTCTCTGTGGAGGAAGAGGCCGGCCGCTGGAGGGACACATGCTTGGATGGGAATGTTACAGACAAGGAGGAACAGGGCTTGACAAAGAGGGAGAATGGGACAGTGTTTGTCATCCCAAATACTCCTCGAACACCAGACGACCCCTGCAGATGGGAGTACCTGAAGGGAGGAGAACCAGACTACACCAGCTTAGGGTGGATGTCTGAGCTGCAGGACGGGGACACCACCACTCTGGGCTCCAGCAGTGAGGACACGCTGAGTCACGATCTGGAGCGGGTCTCTCTTGGGTCACTGGGCAAGTGGACCTGGGACATTCACTCCATCATTATCGACCTCTCCACAGCTAACTTTATTGACACAGTGGCTATCAAGACTATGAAAAAT ATTTTCCAGGACTTCAGTGAGATTGATGTAGAGATCTACATTGCTGGTTGTCAAG cttCTGTGGTGGAACAATTAGAGCTTGGTGACTTCTTCTCTGAGTCAATTACAAAGAGGCATCTTTTTGCCTCCATTCATGATGCTGTGCTCTACTGTCTGGACCACCGTGGAGCGACGTCGTTTCCCAGATATGAGCCATCTGTT GACACATACATCAGCACACAACTTTAA
- the slc26a6l gene encoding solute carrier family 26 member 6, like isoform X1 yields MDSTHKFGKYRVEREVLDEQRLEEVTQRKTYSDTHPSLIERLKESLRCTVPKLKQSVVSSLPVLYWLPKYSVWDYGMPDLISGISVGIMHLPQGLAYALLASLPPVFGLYTSLYPALIYFFFGTSRHISIGTFTVLSIMVGSVTERLAPDMNFLIKNGTNITAEVNITARDLYRVEVAAATTVLGGLIQVALGLVKFGFVGTYLSEPLVRAYTTAAAAHAVVAQLKHIFGVSPTRFSGPLSLVYTLKDVCSLLPHTNLPTLVVSAVSMVFLIAAKELNSYLSPKLPVPIPVELITIVAGTLISTYAHLNSNYTISVVGEVPSGLSSPSVPDVSIFREVIGDAFALAVVGYAVSISLGKTFALKHGYKVDSNQVNHNSNQIPVQSYFCIPFFCFHSCVSVFTLLQELVALGLSNAVGGFFQCFSVCSSMSRSLIQETTGGKTQMAGVASALIVLVTILKLGPLFQELPKAVLAAIVLVNLKGMFKQHSDIVILWRSSKIDLVVWLVTWVSTLLLNLDLGLAASIIFALLTVTFRTQLPTYSVLGNVPGTELYVDIETHTEVREIPGVTIFRSSATVYFANADLYLEALKEKSGLDISKMIIYKRRQEAKQRRRERRAVRRAKRQAKKERRAQRAGKQLSGAPVFSVEEEAGRWRDTCLDGNVTDKEEQGLTKRENGTVFVIPNTPRTPDDPCRWEYLKGGEPDYTSLGWMSELQDGDTTTLGSSSEDTLSHDLERVSLGSLGKWTWDIHSIIIDLSTANFIDTVAIKTMKNIFQDFSEIDVEIYIAGCQASVVEQLELGDFFSESITKRHLFASIHDAVLYCLDHRGATSFPRYEPSVDTYISTQL; encoded by the exons ATGGACTCTACACACAAATTTGGGAAATACAGAGTGGAGCGGGAAGTACTTGATGAGCAGAGACTGGAAGAGGTtacacagagaaaaacataCTCTGACACTCACCCTTCTCTAATTGAACGCCTTAAAGAATCCCTAAG ATGTACAGTACCCAAACTGAAACAAAGTGTGGTGAGCAGCTTGCCTGTGTTGTACTGGCTGCCCAAGTACTCAGTCTGGGACTATGGCATGCCAGACCTCATCTCCGGCATCAGTGTGGGAATAATGCACCTGCCACAAG GTTTGGCATATGCATTGTTGGCTTCCTTACCTCCTGTATTTGGGCTCTACACGTCACTCTATCCAGCATTGATCTACTTCTTTTTTGGAACATCACGTCATATCTCCATCG GTACATTTACAGTGCTTAGCATCATGGTGGGTAGTGTGACAGAAAGACTTGCTCCAGACATGAATTTCCTCATAAAAAATGGGACCAACATCACTGCAGAGGTGAACATAACTGCCAGGGACTTATACAGAGTGGAGGTTGCAGCTGCTACTACTGTCCTAGGAGGACTTATTCAG GTGGCACTGGGTTTGGTAAAGTTTGGATTTGTGGGAACGTACTTGTCTGAACCTCTGGTGCGGGCTTACACAACAGCTGCTGCAGCTCATGCTGTTGTGGCACAGCTGAAGCACATCTTTGGAGTTTCACCAACACGGTTTAGTGGTCCCTTGTCACTGGTGTAT ACTTTAAAGGATGTTTGCTCCTTGCTGCCACACACTAATCTTCCCACACTGGTGGTCAGTGCTGTGTCCATGGTGTTTCTAATTGCAGCCAAGGAGCTCAACTCTTATCTCAGTCCGAAGCTGCCAGTGCCCATCCCAGTGGAACTCATAACA ATTGtggcaggaacattgatatcaACCTATGCCCACTTGAACAGCAACTACACTATTTCAGTTGTTGGAGAAGTTCCCAGTGG TCTAAGTTCTCCTAGTGTACCAGATGTGAGTATTTTTAGAGAAGTAATTGGTGATGCGTTTGCATTGGCTGTGGTTGGATATGCCGTATCCATTTCACTTGGCAAAACATTTGCACTGAAACATGGATACAAGGTGGACAGTAACCAGGTAAACCACAACTCTAATCAAATACCTGTTCAATCATACTTCTGCATCCCTTTCTTCTGTTTTCAttcttgtgtctctgtcttcacCCTGCTGCAGGAGCTGGTGGCGCTTGGTCTCAGTAATGCAGTGGGAGGCTTCTTCCAGTGCTTCTCAGTCTGCTCCTCCATGTCTCGAAGTCTCATCCAAgagaccaccggaggaaaaacACAA ATGGCTGGCGTGGCCTCCGCTCTGATTGTGTTGGTGACTATACTGAAACTTGGACCCCTATTCCAGGAGCTGCCAAAG GCAGTTCTTGCAGCGATTGTCTTGGTAAATCTGAAGGGCATGTTCAAGCAGCACTCTGACATTGTTATACTGTGGAGAAGCAGCAAGATTGATCTG GTGGTGTGGTTGGTCACTTGGGTGTCAACACTGCTGCTCAATCTGGATCTGGGTCTCGCAGCATCGATCATCTTTGCTCTACTTACTGTTACCTTCAGAACTCAGCT GCCAACATACTCTGTTCTGGGAAATGTTCCAGGTACAGAACTGTATGTGGATATAGAGACCCACACAGAG GTGAGAGAAATTCCAGGTGTTACTATATTTCGCTCTTCTGCTACGGTATATTTCGCCAATGCTGATCTCTACCTTGAGGCTCTGAAAGAAAAG AGTGGGCTTGACATCAGTAAAATGATTATCTATAAGAGGAGACAGGAGGCCAAACAGAGACGTAGAGAAAGGAGGGCCGTGAGACGGGCAAAAAGGCAAGCCAAGAAAGAG AGACGAGCACAGAGAGCAGGTAAACAGCTGTCTGGAGCGCCGGTGTTCTCTGTGGAGGAAGAGGCCGGCCGCTGGAGGGACACATGCTTGGATGGGAATGTTACAGACAAGGAGGAACAGGGCTTGACAAAGAGGGAGAATGGGACAGTGTTTGTCATCCCAAATACTCCTCGAACACCAGACGACCCCTGCAGATGGGAGTACCTGAAGGGAGGAGAACCAGACTACACCAGCTTAGGGTGGATGTCTGAGCTGCAGGACGGGGACACCACCACTCTGGGCTCCAGCAGTGAGGACACGCTGAGTCACGATCTGGAGCGGGTCTCTCTTGGGTCACTGGGCAAGTGGACCTGGGACATTCACTCCATCATTATCGACCTCTCCACAGCTAACTTTATTGACACAGTGGCTATCAAGACTATGAAAAAT ATTTTCCAGGACTTCAGTGAGATTGATGTAGAGATCTACATTGCTGGTTGTCAAG cttCTGTGGTGGAACAATTAGAGCTTGGTGACTTCTTCTCTGAGTCAATTACAAAGAGGCATCTTTTTGCCTCCATTCATGATGCTGTGCTCTACTGTCTGGACCACCGTGGAGCGACGTCGTTTCCCAGATATGAGCCATCTGTT GACACATACATCAGCACACAACTTTAA
- the kbtbd12 gene encoding kelch repeat and BTB domain-containing protein 12 translates to MDLTAKHGLVLLDQLRKMRESEHLTDVVLVAEGISFPCHRVVLSAFSPYFRVMFTCGLRECNTREIFLRDTPADSLSLLLNYMYCSNLPLTNSNVQGISIAAFLLQMDDVFTRCQQHMTENMDASNCLGVYYFARDLGAEELADHAQRFLRQHFVQVCQNEEVLELEAHQLGKLLTSDDLNVSREETILDVVLRWVKHSTLMDGEVRVLHLPELLRKVRLPLINPDYLREAMKRNTALLADAECLEMLNKALETTAMHPSAAPRKLKLRYGMETTDLLLCVGNDGGGIRSRYGNYTERSFCYAPSTGRTYYITSPRYAESLGYVCAGIVTERNDIIVAGEAGARRMARQRDMNVEIYRYKVEAQGSWEHLTSAEYRDSYAVGSLGDTLYLLGGQMKLKDQFLITNCVERWSLQGGPWRSAAPLPMPLAYHSVVKMKDRLYVMGGRTPQSYRMDDEPDRLSNRLLEYDPNTNKWTELGPMKYSKYRCSAVVLNGEIFVMGGIGCEGVDCGQSRRCLDAVEIYNPDGDYWRDGPPLPSAQLSLRTNASNAGVVGGKIYVCGYYKGADRHDDITKDILELDPWENRWTVVARHALMHDNYDVCLVAKLNPRGLMSPPADLVKQ, encoded by the exons ATGGATCTTACAGCCAAACATGGGCTGGTGCTGCTGGACCAGCTGAGGAAGATGAGGGAGAGTGAGCATCTGACAGATGTGGTGCTGGTTGCTGAGGGCATTAGCTTTCCTTGTCACCGGGTCGTTCTATCCGCCTTTAGTCCATACTTCCGTGTGATGTTCACATGTGGCCTGCGTGAGTGCAACACCAGAGAAATATTCCTGCGTGACACCCCTGCAGACAGCCTGTCCCTCCTCTTGAACTACATGTACTGCTCAAATCTTCCTCTAACTAACAGCAATGTACAAGGCATCTCTATTGCAGCTTTTCTGCTGCAGATGGATGACGTCTTTACTCGCTGTCAGCAGCACATGACCGAGAACATGGATGCCTCCAACTGCCTTGGTGTGTATTACTTTGCCCGGGACCTCGGTGCAGAGGAACTGGCTGACCATGCTCAGCGCTTCCTGAGGCAGCACTTTGTCCAAGTCTGCCAAAATGAGGAGGTCCTGGAGCTGGAGGCCCATCAGCTGGGAAAGCTCCTGACTTCTGATGACCTTAATGTTTCACGAGAAGAGACCATCTTGGATGTGGTCCTTCGCTGGGTCAAACACAGCACTCTGATGGATGGAGAAGTCCGTGTTCTGCACCTTCCAGAGCTACTGAGGAAGGTCCGTCTGCCACTGATAAACCCTGACTATTTAAGAGAGGCGATGAAGAGGAACACAGCCCTGCTGGCTGATGCTGAATGTCTAGAGATGCTCAATAAAGCCTTGGAGACCACAGCGATGCATCCCTCAGCTGCCCCGCGCAAACTAAAGCTGCGGTATGGCATGGAGACCACAGATCTGCTGCTCTGTGTTGGAAACGATGGTGGTGGGATTAGGTCAAGATATGGGAACTATACTGAGCGCAGCTTTTGCTATGCCCCATCCACAGGCCGAACCTACTATATCACTTCACCTCGCTATGCAGAGTCTCTGGGGTATGTGTGTGCTGGGATTGTGACTGAAAGAAATGACATTATAGTGGCAGGAGAGGCAGGTGCACGAAGAATGGCCCGACAGAGGGACATGAATGTTGAGATTTACAG GTACAAAGTAGAGGCCCAAGGAAGCTGGGAGCACCTGACGTCAGCAGAATACCGTGATTCATATGCCGTGGGGTCACTGGGTGACACTCTGTATCTGCTGGGTGGGCAGATGAAACTGAAGGATCAGTTTCTCATCACTAACTGTGTAGAACGATGGTCTCTGCAAGGAGGACCTTGGCGCAGTGCAGCACCCCTGCCTATGCCTTTGGCCTATCACAGCGTGGTCAAGATGAAAGATCGCCTTTATGTGATGGGTGGTCGAACGCCTCAG TCATACCGGATGGATGATGAGCCTGACCGTCTTAGTAACCGCCTCCTGGAGTATGATCCAAACACAAATAAGTGGACAGAGCTAGGTCCCATGAAGTACTCAAAGTACCGCTGCAGTGCTGTTGTACTCAATGGTGAAATTTTTGTGATGG GAGGTATTGGCTGTGAGGGTGTTGACTGTGGGCAATCACGCCGCTGCCTCGATGCTGTGGAGATCTACAACCCAGATGGAGATTACTGGAGGGACGGACCTCCTCTCCCATCTGCACAACTCTCACTGCGCACCAATGCCTCAAACGCAGGAGTGGTGGGAGGCAAGATCTACGTGTGTGGATACTACAAAGGAGCAG ATCGCCATGATGATATAACAAAGGACATTTTGGAGCTAGACCCATGGGAGAACCGGTGGACAGTGGTGGCTCGGCACGCTTTAATGCATGACAACTATGACGTCTGCTTAGTGGCAAAACTCAACCCAAGAGGACTCATGTCCCCACCTGCAGACTTGGTTAAACAGTGA
- the LOC120556666 gene encoding interactor of HORMAD1 protein 1 isoform X2 gives MNHTRNIKEMLSIPTGSRNVSTSGYSSFTDSQVFFGSQFWPENSQGMSQDMSLSARTSQQSSQEGSDPKFSSSYHTKPFLFGELKDKSKAFGILDKFEEDRKKAKEKTDGDLLAKECFSFRETLNNIQQLVAGTEKNTAVCQTVLANVDNFASTLHNNLNSLQRDISQQFETFLNKVNSQKEMMTELEERVQKSGDTTAELGSNMQSLKNSLECLREEQERERNMLEETLKLLTTLVLKHSAKPSPERVTDTAIQTSPGLEQPFSNILQENKLESTQLSCNSYNHEHNPAKVLTQGSSYVAGKRKFTQRSNRRRKKRPLVLSQRNKHIVTNENSRPLVNCGKQQNVSTPLCERRDPNTVTSQNRDARSIAEGCFITPLSCWSQDSNSSVCLAGIEPVLEKLSAESETGTPMEPEGFWQLFDMDYNVGF, from the exons ATGAATCATACAAGAAACATAAAAGAAATGCTGAGCATACCAACTGGAAGCAG AAATGTGTCCACTAGCGGCTACTCCAGTTTCACAGACTCTCAGGTATTCTTTGGGTCTCAGTTTTGGCCTGAAAATTCTCAAGGCATGTCTCAAGATATGAGTTTGTCAGCCAGGACATCCCAACAAAGTTCACAAGAG ggAAGTGACCCAAAGTTTTCAAGCAGTTATCATACTAAACCCTTCCTGTTTGGAGAATTAAAGGACAAGAGCAAAGCCTTTGGAATACTGGATAAATTTGAAGAGGACAGGAAAAAggcaaaagaaaaaactgaCGG TGATCTTTTAGCCAAAGAATGTTTCAGTTTTCGAGAAACTCTCAACAAT ATCCAACAACTGGTTGCTGGCACAGAGAAAAATACTGCTGTGTGCCAAACAGTCCTTGCGAATGTTGACAATTTTGCATCAACAT TGCACAATAATCTGAACAGTCTTCAGCGTGACATTTCCCAGCAGTTTGAGACTTTTTTGAATAAAGTGAACTCCCAGAAGGAGATGATGACTGAACTGGAGGAGAGGGTGCAAAAG AGTGGGGACACCACTGCAGAACTTGGTTCAAATATGCAAAGCTTAAAGAATAGTCTGGAGTGTCtgagagaggagcaggagagagaaCGAAACATGCTTGAAGAGACTCTGAAGCTGCTCACCACCTTAGTCTTGAAGCACTCGGCCAAACCCAGCCCTGAGAGAGTGACAGACACTGCCATCCAGACATCACCAGGGCTGGAGCAGCCTTTCTCCAACATCCTGCAGGAGAACAAGCTTGAAAGCACACAGCTTTCATGTAACTCATACAACCATGAGCACAATCCGGCTAAAGTTCTCACTCAGGGGTCCAGCTATGTCGCAGGAAAGAGGAAATTCACTCAGAGAAGCAATAGAAGGCGCAAAAAGAGGCCGCTGGTGCTCTCACAAAGGAATAAGCACATTGTCACGAATGAAAACAGTCGACCCCTCGTGAACTGTGGCAAACAACAAAACGTTTCAACACCTCTCTGCGAGCGCCGTGATCCGAACACGGTAACCAGCCAAAACAGGGATGCGAGATCCATAGCTGAAGGATGTTTCATCACCCCTCTCAGCTGCTGGTCTCAGGACAGCAACAGCTCTGTGTGCCTTGCAGGAATCGAACCCGTCTTAGAGAAGCTCTCAGCTGAGTCCGAGACAGGGACCCCGATGGAACCCGAAGGCTTCTGGCAGTTGTTTGACATGGATTACAATGTAGGCTTTTAG
- the LOC120556666 gene encoding interactor of HORMAD1 protein 1 isoform X1: MNHTRNIKEMLSIPTGSSNRNVSTSGYSSFTDSQVFFGSQFWPENSQGMSQDMSLSARTSQQSSQEGSDPKFSSSYHTKPFLFGELKDKSKAFGILDKFEEDRKKAKEKTDGDLLAKECFSFRETLNNIQQLVAGTEKNTAVCQTVLANVDNFASTLHNNLNSLQRDISQQFETFLNKVNSQKEMMTELEERVQKSGDTTAELGSNMQSLKNSLECLREEQERERNMLEETLKLLTTLVLKHSAKPSPERVTDTAIQTSPGLEQPFSNILQENKLESTQLSCNSYNHEHNPAKVLTQGSSYVAGKRKFTQRSNRRRKKRPLVLSQRNKHIVTNENSRPLVNCGKQQNVSTPLCERRDPNTVTSQNRDARSIAEGCFITPLSCWSQDSNSSVCLAGIEPVLEKLSAESETGTPMEPEGFWQLFDMDYNVGF; the protein is encoded by the exons ATGAATCATACAAGAAACATAAAAGAAATGCTGAGCATACCAACTGGAAGCAG caacagAAATGTGTCCACTAGCGGCTACTCCAGTTTCACAGACTCTCAGGTATTCTTTGGGTCTCAGTTTTGGCCTGAAAATTCTCAAGGCATGTCTCAAGATATGAGTTTGTCAGCCAGGACATCCCAACAAAGTTCACAAGAG ggAAGTGACCCAAAGTTTTCAAGCAGTTATCATACTAAACCCTTCCTGTTTGGAGAATTAAAGGACAAGAGCAAAGCCTTTGGAATACTGGATAAATTTGAAGAGGACAGGAAAAAggcaaaagaaaaaactgaCGG TGATCTTTTAGCCAAAGAATGTTTCAGTTTTCGAGAAACTCTCAACAAT ATCCAACAACTGGTTGCTGGCACAGAGAAAAATACTGCTGTGTGCCAAACAGTCCTTGCGAATGTTGACAATTTTGCATCAACAT TGCACAATAATCTGAACAGTCTTCAGCGTGACATTTCCCAGCAGTTTGAGACTTTTTTGAATAAAGTGAACTCCCAGAAGGAGATGATGACTGAACTGGAGGAGAGGGTGCAAAAG AGTGGGGACACCACTGCAGAACTTGGTTCAAATATGCAAAGCTTAAAGAATAGTCTGGAGTGTCtgagagaggagcaggagagagaaCGAAACATGCTTGAAGAGACTCTGAAGCTGCTCACCACCTTAGTCTTGAAGCACTCGGCCAAACCCAGCCCTGAGAGAGTGACAGACACTGCCATCCAGACATCACCAGGGCTGGAGCAGCCTTTCTCCAACATCCTGCAGGAGAACAAGCTTGAAAGCACACAGCTTTCATGTAACTCATACAACCATGAGCACAATCCGGCTAAAGTTCTCACTCAGGGGTCCAGCTATGTCGCAGGAAAGAGGAAATTCACTCAGAGAAGCAATAGAAGGCGCAAAAAGAGGCCGCTGGTGCTCTCACAAAGGAATAAGCACATTGTCACGAATGAAAACAGTCGACCCCTCGTGAACTGTGGCAAACAACAAAACGTTTCAACACCTCTCTGCGAGCGCCGTGATCCGAACACGGTAACCAGCCAAAACAGGGATGCGAGATCCATAGCTGAAGGATGTTTCATCACCCCTCTCAGCTGCTGGTCTCAGGACAGCAACAGCTCTGTGTGCCTTGCAGGAATCGAACCCGTCTTAGAGAAGCTCTCAGCTGAGTCCGAGACAGGGACCCCGATGGAACCCGAAGGCTTCTGGCAGTTGTTTGACATGGATTACAATGTAGGCTTTTAG
- the c4h1orf159 gene encoding uncharacterized protein C1orf159 homolog isoform X2: protein MALSFLLVLAATVILIRPETPVTKALHQNSLECCGDKQRVNNSCSNDTHCEPGCFLRVLDNSNTVCIFCDSAAVDLENITVCTYNYTMERKNHTTVTTVIPKIALSGSVMFLSRRARCGSLASSGNTVDQPVPDPLRGLLFLPQTLQPTPGHLLPPRQGLHVPTK from the exons ATGGCTCTGTCATTCCTTTTGGTCTTGGCTGCAACTGTGATTCTTATCAGACCCGAGACACCTGTAACTAAG GCTTTACATCAGAACTCACTTGAGTGCTGTGGCGACAAACAGAGAGTGAACAATTCATGTTCAAACGACACGCACTGTGAACCAG GATGCTTCTTGCGTGTCCTTGACAACAGCAACACTGTTTGCATATTCTGTGACTCCGCAGCTGTGGATTTGGAGAACATAACAGTCTGCACTTACA ACTATACGATGGAGAGGAAAAATCACACAACCGTAACTACTGTCATTCCTAAAATTG CCCTTTCCGGTTCTGTGATGTTTCTGAGCAGGAGGGCCAGGTGTGGCAGCCTCGCTTCTTCTGGGAACACTGTTGATCAGCCTGTTCCTGATCCTCTCCGTGGCCTCCTTTTTCTACCTCAAACGCTCCAACCGACTCCCGGGCATCTTCTACCGCCGCGACAAGG CCTTCATGTTCCAACCAAGTGA
- the c4h1orf159 gene encoding uncharacterized protein C1orf159 homolog isoform X1 translates to MALSFLLVLAATVILIRPETPVTKALHQNSLECCGDKQRVNNSCSNDTHCEPGCFLRVLDNSNTVCIFCDSAAVDLENITVCTYNYTMERKNHTTVTTVIPKIGGPGVAASLLLGTLLISLFLILSVASFFYLKRSNRLPGIFYRRDKAFMFQPSETAVMIPSSTVRKPRYVRRERPSATSTLNNDTVPTTSTTQVYNV, encoded by the exons ATGGCTCTGTCATTCCTTTTGGTCTTGGCTGCAACTGTGATTCTTATCAGACCCGAGACACCTGTAACTAAG GCTTTACATCAGAACTCACTTGAGTGCTGTGGCGACAAACAGAGAGTGAACAATTCATGTTCAAACGACACGCACTGTGAACCAG GATGCTTCTTGCGTGTCCTTGACAACAGCAACACTGTTTGCATATTCTGTGACTCCGCAGCTGTGGATTTGGAGAACATAACAGTCTGCACTTACA ACTATACGATGGAGAGGAAAAATCACACAACCGTAACTACTGTCATTCCTAAAATTG GAGGGCCAGGTGTGGCAGCCTCGCTTCTTCTGGGAACACTGTTGATCAGCCTGTTCCTGATCCTCTCCGTGGCCTCCTTTTTCTACCTCAAACGCTCCAACCGACTCCCGGGCATCTTCTACCGCCGCGACAAGG CCTTCATGTTCCAACCAAGTGAGACA GCTGTCATGATCCCCTCCTCGACAG TGAGGAAGCCGAGGTATGTCCGAAGGGAGCGGCCCTCTGCAACATCAACACTGAATAATGACACCGTACCCACCACATCCACCACCCAGGTCTACAATGTgtag